A region of the Microaerobacter geothermalis genome:
TGATTTGATCGTCTGTTAACTTGGACAGATCATCTCCTACCGCCTGATAAAGCCTTGATCGCAGTTTTTCTACCTTTTCCAAAAGATGAGTAATTTCTTCCATCTTTAATTTTTTCTCCATACCCTGTTCTCCCCACCTAATTAAATTCCGGTATGACCAAAACCACCCTTACCACGATCTGTTTCAGAAATTTGCTCTGTCTCAGTGAATCTGATTTCAGGTACATGCTGAAAAACCATTTGGGCAATTCTGTCTCCCCGATTTACAATAAAAGTTTCTTTTCCATGATTGATAAGGATAACTCCAATCTCTCCACGGTAATCTGCGTCAATTGTTCCAGGGGAATTCAGGGTTGTGATTCCTTTTTTTAAGGCTAAACCACTTCGAGGCCTAATCTGAGCTTCCAATTGTGCAGGCATCTCCAAATAAAATCCCGTTGGAATCAGCTTCCACTCTCCTGGAAAAATGGAAACAGGTTCCGAAACAGCAGCAACTAAATCAAATCCACTGGCTAATTGCGACATTTTTCGAGGAATAGGAATGTCCTCATTTCCTGGCAACCGTTTAATCTTTACTTCAAACAAACAAATTCCTCCTATACCCTTTTGGCAACTGATCTTTTGGAGAAACCATCGATAAAGCTAATGGTTGAGAAAATAAATCATGTGATACTTTTTTTATATCTTCAAGGTTTATTTCATTAATTTTTTGGATCATCTGATCCAAACTTATATGATATCCCAGTAAAAGTTCATTCTTACCAAGACGGCTCATTCGGCTGTTTGTACTTTCAAGACTTAACATTAAACTCCCTTTTAACTGTTCTTTTCCTTTATTCAGCTCTCCTTCCGTAATACCTTCATCTTTTACTTTCTGAATATTTTCTGTAATGATTGAAAAAACCTCATCCAATTGATGTGGAGCCGTTCCGGCATAAATAGTAAATAATCCACTGTCTTTAAAAGAAGAATGATATGAAAATACGGAATAAGCAAGTCCCCGTTCCTCCCTAATTTCTTGAAAGAGGCGGGAACTCATGCTCCCCCCTAAAATATTGTTTAACAGAATAAGGGGATACAATTTGGAATCTCCAACCGCATATCCTGGAAAAGAGAGACAAAGATGGGCTTGTTCTGTGGTTTTTTGACGAACAACCTGACTGCCTAAAAAAGTTGGCAATGGAACAATATTTTCCTGTATCTTATTGGAAAAGAAAGAAAACTTTCTTTCCACTTTTTCTAAAATGGTTTCTGATACGTTTCCTGATATGGTAATGACCGTATTTTCAGGAAGATAATGCTGTGATATATATTGGATAACATCTTCCCTTGTAAAACGGTTTAAATTTTCTTCTGTGCCTAAAATGCTATAGCCTAAAGGATGATTCCCATATGATGCTTCTGCGATCAGGTCATGTACAAGATCATCGGGCGTATCTTCATACATATTTATCTCTTCAATCACTACTTTTTTCTCTTTATTTAACTCAATGGGATCAAATGTTGAATTAAAAAACATGTCTGCAAGCACATTTAAGGCAATATCGAAATGTTCATCCAAAACCTTTGCATAATAACATGTGTACTCCTTTGATGTAAAGGCATTGACGTGTCCTCCAATACTATCAAAGGACTCTGCAATTTCTTTGGCATTCTTTGTTTGGGTTCCCTTAAATAACATATGTTCAATAAAGTGTGAGATCCCATTATTTTTCTCTGTTTCATATTTGGATCCTGTTCCAACCCAAACACCCAATGAGACGGAGCGGACGGATGGCATTTTTTCAATTATAATTCGAACTCCATTGTTTAAAACATGTTTATTTATCAAAAAGATTCCCCCTCATTCACTCTCCAACCATTAATCATACCGATGCGATAGACACTGATACTATACCAGAATTAGCATCTACTTTCAATTGATACGGTTGGATGAAAGAACCTCGCTTACAGTTCCGATCATTAACCCTTTTGCTATGATTCCATCCACCATTTGCTCCAGTCCTTTAGAGGTTGGTTCAGTTGGATGCATCAATACCAGGTTGCCATTGTCTATTTTGTTAAGTACGCGATGAACAATCACCGAAGAATCAGGCTTCTTCCAATCAATCGTATCAA
Encoded here:
- a CDS encoding aspartyl-phosphate phosphatase Spo0E family protein, with translation MEKKLKMEEITHLLEKVEKLRSRLYQAVGDDLSKLTDDQIIPISKELDELILLYYKNR
- the dut gene encoding dUTP diphosphatase, whose product is MFEVKIKRLPGNEDIPIPRKMSQLASGFDLVAAVSEPVSIFPGEWKLIPTGFYLEMPAQLEAQIRPRSGLALKKGITTLNSPGTIDADYRGEIGVILINHGKETFIVNRGDRIAQMVFQHVPEIRFTETEQISETDRGKGGFGHTGI
- a CDS encoding M16 family metallopeptidase, which translates into the protein MINKHVLNNGVRIIIEKMPSVRSVSLGVWVGTGSKYETEKNNGISHFIEHMLFKGTQTKNAKEIAESFDSIGGHVNAFTSKEYTCYYAKVLDEHFDIALNVLADMFFNSTFDPIELNKEKKVVIEEINMYEDTPDDLVHDLIAEASYGNHPLGYSILGTEENLNRFTREDVIQYISQHYLPENTVITISGNVSETILEKVERKFSFFSNKIQENIVPLPTFLGSQVVRQKTTEQAHLCLSFPGYAVGDSKLYPLILLNNILGGSMSSRLFQEIREERGLAYSVFSYHSSFKDSGLFTIYAGTAPHQLDEVFSIITENIQKVKDEGITEGELNKGKEQLKGSLMLSLESTNSRMSRLGKNELLLGYHISLDQMIQKINEINLEDIKKVSHDLFSQPLALSMVSPKDQLPKGYRRNLFV